AGCACCATCTGCTTGTAGATAAGAACGAGAAACATTTAAAGGAATGTCTGGAGAATCAATAACACCTTTTAACATTTGTAAAAAGTCTGGTACAATTCCCTCTACATTATCAGTTACATACACTTGATTTTGATACAATTGGATTTTGTCCTTTTGCATATCCATAGAAGTACTCAACTTTGGGAAAAATAAAATTCCTGTTAAGTTAAAAGGATAATCAACATTTAAATGAATGTGGAATAAAGACTCTTCAAATTGTGTTGGATACAATTCTCTGTAAAAATTCGTGTAATCTTCTTCATTTAAATCTGCTGGCGCTTTTGTCCAAGCAGGTTCAGTATTGTTGATGATATTATCAACCTCAATTTGTTTGTGAGGTTCAGTCGTTTCTTTTCCGTCTTTATCTTTTGTAGTTGCAGGTGTAAAATCTGGATCGTTTACTTTTTTAGTTCCAAATTTAATTGGCACTTGGTTAAAACGATTGTATTTATTTAATAATCCTTTAATTTTAGCTTCTTTTAAAAACTCTGTAGAATCTTCTGCAATATGTAAAACGATTTCTGTTCCTCTGTCAGATTTGTCGTGTTCAACTAATGTGTATTCAGGAGAACCATCACAAGACCAGTGAGCTGCAGGTTCATCTTTGAAAGATTTTGTAAAAATATCTACTTTTTCAGCAACCATAAAAGCTGAGTAAAAACCTAAACCAAAATGTCCGATAACACCAGTTTCGTTTTTATCATCTTTATATTTTTCTAAAAATTCTTCAGCACCAGAAAATGCAATTTGGTTGATGTATTTTTCAACTTCATCCATTGTCATTCCTAAACCTTGATCTTTAATTGTTAAGGTTTTTGCTTTTTCATCAATAGAAATTTCAATTTTTGCATCCCCTAATTCTGTTTTAGCTTCGCCAATTGCAATTAAGTGTTTTAGTTTTGTAGTTGCATCTGTTCCGTTAGAAATTAATTCACGTAAAAAGATTTCGTGATCAGAATACAAGAATTTTTTTATCAGTGGAAAAATATTTTCTACAGATACATTAATATTTCCTTTTGCCATTTTATAAGTATTTAATTTGACTTTTTTTATTTGTGATTACAAGTAGTCAAAAAAAATACCAAATATTATATAATGACAAGATGACAGTGGCTAAAAAGGTTTTATAATTTCTTTAATTCTTAATGGGAATTCAAACTCTAAATCTTTTCTATTATAACTAAACTGTTTTTCGTTTATATTTTTATAATCTATATCTGTAGAATCTCTGTAAGTTGTTCCTAAAAGTTCGTTATTAACAAAATCAAGTTCAGTCATCAATTCTAAATAATCTTTAAAAAGGATTTTTGAATTAATTTCTAATTGAATTTGAGAATTTAATCTTGTAGTTCTATTTTGTTTTAGAAATCTAACAGTATGATTTCTTAACTGAAAAAAATCTGTCATTTTATCATTTACTATACAAGAATCCATATCAAAAACAGTAAATTTAACAATAGAATCAATTTTTTGAATTGGATGTTTTTCACAATATTCGCAAGAATTAAGTACATAAGAATTATCTTTTTGATCAATATTTACAATTGATTTTTCTAAAATTCTTACTTGTTCATTATTTTCTAATCTTTCTTTCGATGTAAAGAAAATTGAATATCCTTTTTGGTGAATTTCTTTTAAAATAGGTGTGACTTCATTTAGTTTTATTTTTTCATCAATATGAATCCATAATTCGTTTTTATCTTTGGATTTTTTTAAATCGAAACTTTCAGTTTTTGAATTAAAATTAAGAACTTTATCATTAAAAATATAAACTACTTTTTCTGCGGATTTTCCAATGATTAACTCATTCTTATAATTTTTTGGTAAAACTGATTTACCATACATCATAGAGTTAGATAGCAAATTAAAATTGTTTAGTCGATTCTTTGTTTTTTGATTAAAATAACCATCGTAAGTTAAACAGTTTTCTTTAGGAAAAAGCCTTAAAGTATCGTAATCGTTATCATAATTAGTAGTCATTAAAATAGTTCCGTTTTTATCAATTTGATATTTTGATCTATGAATATAATCAACCCAAGGCACAAAAATAGAATCGCCCTTAAACTTTACTGGCATTCCATAACATCTTTTTTCTCTATCATCACAAACAGAATCATTTATTCTCATTCTATTATTTTTGATATTCCAAGTTTGGAAGCTACTTCTATTTCCCCAATCTAAATGATAATGTGCGTTTAAATTTGGTTTGTTACAAGAAACCAAAACAAGTAGTAGAATTAGACAAGAAATTACTTTTTTCATTTTAATTTGATTTTTAAATAGCTCTTTTTGTGAAGATATTAAATTATCACTAATTTAGCTCTCTACAAAAAGACAAATAATAAAATACAGCGCAATAAATTATGTATAATTCAAAAATCACTGGTTTAGGATATTATGTTCCAGAAAATGTTGTAACCAACAACGACTTAAAAGAGTTTATGGATACTTCAGATGAATGGATTCAGGAACGAACAGGAATCAAAGAAAGAAGATGGATAGATCCAAAAACCGATGACAATACTTCGTCAATGGGTGCAAAAGCTGCAAGAATTGCCATTGAAAGAGCAGGTTTAACAAAAGATGATATCGATTTTATCGTGTTTGCAACATTAAGCCCAGATATGTATTTTCCTGGAGGTGGAGTGCGCGTGCAAGATATGTTAGATATGCCAACCATTGGTGCTTTAGATGTTAGAAACCAATGTTCTGGATTTATTTATGCAATGTCTGTGGCAGACCAGTTTATAAAAACTGGCATGTATAAAAACATTTTGGTAATTGGTGCAGAAAATCATTCTGGAGGTTTAGAAAGATCTACAAGAGGAAGAGGAGTTACTGTAATTTTTGGAGATGGAGCAGGAGCTGCAATTTTATCGAGAAGTGAAGAAAAAGGAAAAGGAATTTTATCATCACATTTACATTCAGAAGGTTCTCATGCAAGAGAATTAATGTTAGATGGCCCAGCAACAGGAAGATGGGTTCCAGAAATTATTGCAGAAAATGATCCTGAAGATCAATCGTATTTTCCTTATATGAATGGCCAATTTGTCTTTAAACATGCAGTTGTTCGTTTTTCGGAAGCGATTGTAGAAGGCTTACAAGCCAACAATTTGCAGAAAGAAGATATTGATATGTTGATTCCTCATCAAGCGAATTTGAGAATTGCACAATTTATCCAGAAGAAATTTGGTTTGAGTGATGATAAAGTGCACAACAACATTCAAAAATATGGAAATACAACAGCAGCTTCTGTAATAATTGCTTTAACTGAAGCTTGGGAAATGGGTAAAATTAAAGACAACGATTTAGTTGTTTTAGCTGCTTTTGGTAGTGGTTTTACTTGGGGTTCTGTTGTAATTCGTTGGTAAGTTTTTCGGATATTTAAAAAGATGAAGAAAAAATATAAAGTATTTTTATTAATCTCAAATATTGGCTTAATTGTAATTGGGATGAATATCTTTCTAAATTTTATTCCTTTTGGAAGCTCGAAGATAAATCCGATTTTAATTTTCTTTTTTTGTGTAATAAACATCTCCCTAGCTCTAAAAGCTTCTTTTGATGCTACTAACGAAAAATAATTTTCATTAATAAATCTTTTGATTTTTATTGAGCTATTTTCTGTAAGGTTCTAGCAAACAAAATATAAAGGAAGAAATAATAAGTCATTCATAATTTTTATGAGTGACTTATTTTTTGATGAAATTCATGATTTTTGATGTTTTGTTAAACAAAATATTTTGATGAAATTTTTATTTCATTTTCATGTCATTGTTAAGTAACTGATAGTTATTAGTTTAATTTTTTGTAAAGTATTGTTAAAATTTGCTGTATTAAGATTTATTTGTTTGTTTAATGTTTACTTTCGTTCAACAAAACCAAAAACATACAGCATTATGAAATCAATATTCATCAAAAGCACATTATTTATTGCATTCGCTTTTTTTACTTTAAACAGTGTAGCTCAAAAATTTAGTGGTCAAGCAACTTATATTTCCAAATCTAAAATGGAGCTTGGTAATTGGGGAGCAAGAATGAGTGAAGCTCAAAAAAAACAAGTTGCTGAACGTCTAAAAAATAGATTAGAGAAAACGTATGTTTTA
The DNA window shown above is from Polaribacter sp. Hel_I_88 and carries:
- the htpG gene encoding molecular chaperone HtpG, encoding MAKGNINVSVENIFPLIKKFLYSDHEIFLRELISNGTDATTKLKHLIAIGEAKTELGDAKIEISIDEKAKTLTIKDQGLGMTMDEVEKYINQIAFSGAEEFLEKYKDDKNETGVIGHFGLGFYSAFMVAEKVDIFTKSFKDEPAAHWSCDGSPEYTLVEHDKSDRGTEIVLHIAEDSTEFLKEAKIKGLLNKYNRFNQVPIKFGTKKVNDPDFTPATTKDKDGKETTEPHKQIEVDNIINNTEPAWTKAPADLNEEDYTNFYRELYPTQFEESLFHIHLNVDYPFNLTGILFFPKLSTSMDMQKDKIQLYQNQVYVTDNVEGIVPDFLQMLKGVIDSPDIPLNVSRSYLQADGAVKKISGYITKKVADKLSSLFKKDRPDFEKKWNDIKVIIEYGMLSEDKFFDKAKKFALYPTVADTYFTFDELIEKTKDAQTDKDGNHIVLYTSNKEAQHSYIEAATAKGYEVLVLDSPIIAHLMQKLEGGDAKVKFTRVDSDFIDNLIKKEETAISKLSDEEKETLKPIIEGGIASEAYTVQLEAMDSDASPFLITVPEFMRRMKEMQASGGGGMMGMGNFPDMYNLVVNTNSPLVANILNEKDEAAQKHLISQAFDLAKLSQNLLHGKELTSFIKRSYELIK
- a CDS encoding 3-oxoacyl-ACP synthase III family protein translates to MYNSKITGLGYYVPENVVTNNDLKEFMDTSDEWIQERTGIKERRWIDPKTDDNTSSMGAKAARIAIERAGLTKDDIDFIVFATLSPDMYFPGGGVRVQDMLDMPTIGALDVRNQCSGFIYAMSVADQFIKTGMYKNILVIGAENHSGGLERSTRGRGVTVIFGDGAGAAILSRSEEKGKGILSSHLHSEGSHARELMLDGPATGRWVPEIIAENDPEDQSYFPYMNGQFVFKHAVVRFSEAIVEGLQANNLQKEDIDMLIPHQANLRIAQFIQKKFGLSDDKVHNNIQKYGNTTAASVIIALTEAWEMGKIKDNDLVVLAAFGSGFTWGSVVIRW